From Sediminispirochaeta bajacaliforniensis DSM 16054, the proteins below share one genomic window:
- the infB gene encoding translation initiation factor IF-2, which translates to MAEEQDKKQKPKATLIKHRKPSAGSFSQEDRTDKNDKKKVVVVKKKTKKTVPKVVAKKEEPVPVEQEKQAVSSPQAPRTADSGRGTGTEDRPPQRPRQNTHPQTNSRPNGSQDRRPYNNRDNRDNNRDNRDNRGFQNRNSNREGGSDQRRSFDRRPSGPDSSQQRRGGGPAPRRQGGAPTGGPRRGPSGPPPRGPRRGPGTAPQGGQRRGPGSAPAGGKSTDDSLSAGKKQGGKKFYKAKKKTAYQKSKRDDVQEKSFQIKKKQVKRANPVPKEIEIMEVITVSELARKMNLKASELIGKLMEMGMMVTINQQIDAETAEILASEYSCNVKIVSLYDETLIETEKDNDEDLRERPPIVTVMGHVDHGKTKLLDAIRSTNVVAGEFGGITQHIGAYKVKVRDHEVVFLDTPGHEAFTLMRARGAQITDIVILVVAANDGVMPQTIEAIHHAKEAKVPIIVAVNKVDLADANIDRVKQQLSEYDLIPEAWGGSTLFCEISALKKTGIDSLLETVLLQAELLELKANYTCRAEGKVIESKVDHGRGIVSTVIVQRGTLRVGDAFVAGVYPGKVRALFNDKGEKIDEAPPATPVEILGFTGIPDAGSPFQVTETERQARQVGAKRQELEKQGEAQNVKKITLDNLYDSIQEGSIQELKVVVKGDVHGSVEALQTALEKLSTKEIHLVVIHAAAGAIVENDVNLAAASNAIIVGFHVRPTPKAQMIAEREKVDIRKYNVIYDAVEDIRSAMEGMLAPDLQEEVIGTVEVRDTFKVPKIGVIAGCYVTNGKARRNALVRVYREHIEIHSGKISSLKRFKDDAKEVDAGYECGLGVENFNDLKVGDTLEVYEVREIAKKL; encoded by the coding sequence ATGGCTGAAGAACAAGATAAGAAGCAGAAACCGAAAGCAACCCTCATCAAGCATCGAAAACCGTCGGCAGGTTCTTTCTCACAGGAAGATCGCACGGATAAGAACGACAAGAAAAAGGTTGTCGTTGTAAAAAAGAAGACGAAGAAAACCGTGCCGAAGGTTGTTGCAAAGAAAGAGGAGCCTGTACCGGTCGAACAGGAAAAGCAAGCCGTCAGTTCCCCTCAGGCACCTCGGACAGCGGATTCCGGTCGGGGAACAGGAACAGAAGATAGGCCGCCCCAAAGACCGAGGCAAAACACTCATCCCCAGACGAATTCCCGCCCTAATGGTTCACAGGATCGTCGCCCTTATAATAATCGTGATAATCGTGACAACAACAGGGATAATCGGGATAATCGCGGTTTCCAAAATAGGAACTCAAACCGGGAAGGCGGAAGCGATCAGCGACGATCGTTTGACCGCAGACCGAGCGGTCCTGATTCCTCCCAGCAGAGGCGCGGCGGAGGTCCGGCTCCGAGACGACAGGGTGGAGCCCCTACCGGCGGACCACGCAGAGGTCCATCGGGACCTCCCCCCCGAGGCCCTCGTCGCGGCCCGGGCACAGCTCCTCAGGGTGGACAAAGAAGAGGACCCGGATCTGCACCTGCCGGGGGTAAGTCTACGGACGATAGTCTGAGTGCAGGAAAAAAGCAGGGTGGAAAAAAATTCTACAAGGCTAAGAAAAAGACTGCCTATCAGAAATCAAAGAGGGATGATGTTCAGGAAAAATCCTTCCAGATAAAGAAAAAGCAGGTGAAGCGGGCCAATCCCGTACCGAAAGAAATTGAGATCATGGAGGTCATTACGGTATCTGAGTTGGCTCGTAAGATGAACCTTAAGGCATCAGAGCTCATCGGTAAGTTGATGGAAATGGGGATGATGGTTACCATTAATCAACAGATCGATGCCGAGACCGCCGAGATTCTCGCTTCCGAATATAGCTGCAACGTTAAGATTGTCAGCTTGTACGATGAAACTCTCATCGAGACTGAAAAAGACAATGATGAAGACCTTCGGGAACGTCCTCCGATTGTTACCGTCATGGGACATGTCGATCATGGAAAAACCAAACTGCTCGATGCCATACGTTCCACAAATGTGGTGGCAGGTGAGTTCGGCGGTATTACCCAGCATATTGGTGCATATAAGGTAAAGGTCAGGGATCATGAGGTTGTCTTCCTCGATACTCCCGGTCATGAAGCTTTTACCCTCATGCGAGCAAGAGGGGCTCAGATTACCGATATTGTTATTCTTGTTGTTGCTGCAAACGATGGTGTAATGCCTCAAACGATCGAAGCTATCCACCATGCAAAGGAAGCCAAGGTTCCCATCATCGTTGCCGTCAACAAGGTCGATCTTGCCGATGCAAATATCGATCGGGTGAAACAGCAGCTTTCCGAGTACGATCTTATCCCGGAAGCTTGGGGAGGAAGTACGCTTTTCTGCGAGATTTCCGCCCTGAAAAAGACGGGAATCGACAGCCTGCTCGAAACGGTCCTTCTCCAGGCCGAACTCCTTGAACTAAAGGCAAATTATACATGCCGGGCCGAGGGAAAGGTCATCGAGTCCAAGGTTGACCATGGCCGGGGTATCGTCTCGACGGTTATTGTCCAGCGAGGAACGCTTCGGGTTGGTGACGCCTTTGTCGCGGGAGTCTATCCGGGAAAGGTGCGGGCGCTGTTCAATGATAAGGGTGAAAAAATCGACGAGGCACCACCGGCGACTCCGGTTGAGATTCTCGGTTTTACCGGAATTCCCGATGCGGGGAGTCCCTTTCAGGTTACAGAAACCGAACGTCAGGCTCGTCAGGTGGGTGCCAAGCGCCAGGAGCTCGAGAAACAGGGTGAGGCTCAGAATGTTAAAAAGATCACCCTCGACAACCTCTACGATTCCATCCAGGAAGGATCCATTCAGGAGCTTAAGGTCGTCGTTAAGGGTGATGTCCACGGTTCGGTAGAGGCCCTGCAGACGGCACTGGAAAAACTCTCTACGAAGGAGATTCATCTTGTCGTTATCCATGCAGCAGCAGGTGCCATCGTCGAGAACGACGTCAATCTTGCTGCAGCTTCGAATGCAATTATCGTTGGCTTCCACGTTCGTCCGACTCCGAAGGCCCAGATGATCGCCGAACGGGAAAAGGTCGATATAAGGAAATATAATGTCATTTACGACGCGGTCGAGGACATTCGGTCGGCAATGGAAGGAATGTTGGCACCCGACCTTCAGGAGGAGGTTATCGGTACCGTCGAAGTTCGAGATACCTTCAAGGTCCCGAAGATCGGGGTTATCGCCGGTTGCTACGTCACCAATGGAAAGGCGAGACGGAATGCTCTCGTTCGGGTCTATCGTGAGCATATCGAAATTCACTCAGGTAAGATCAGTTCGTTGAAGCGTTTTAAAGACGATGCAAAAGAAGTCGATGCAGGATACGAATGTGGTCTCGGTGTTGAAAACTTCAACGATCTCAAGGTTGGTGACACCCTGGAGGTTTACGAAGTTCGCGAAATAGCAAAGAAGCTATAG
- the nusA gene encoding transcription termination factor NusA: protein MAAGLAEAIRSLVQDRGISEELVRKTIEDFLLAAYKRKFGTTENAVVRFSEDGNEVAIFAAKEIVENVEDPVTEMPLKEALTYNEECEIGDELLIEINPKEFDRVAVQSAKQKAKQTLREIQKDTLYSEFKEKEGEMVIGYYQRERNGNIFVDLGKIEGILPRRYQSPREVYRPNDRIKALIYEVSKSPSGLQIVLSRTHTDFVKRIFELEVPEVYDKTVEIFKIVREPGYRTKIAVYSNRDDVDPVGACVGMKGVRIQAVVRELEGEKIDILKYDIDARSFIKNALSPAEVQNVVILDEAKRQALAVVEENQLSLAIGKQGLNVRLANRLVDWNIDVKTIEQFEEMDLSAETKKELNALFNDVEEDDENVEEISRISELPGISERLSEILMQNGVELIETLVGLSGEDLSRLEGVTVQDVETIQNIISENVDIIEEQEEEAVAQTESHEHPAEETYECPECGHPITIDMTSCPNCGVGLSFEVEDDNDEDEEEEE from the coding sequence ATGGCCGCTGGTTTGGCAGAAGCAATCCGCTCCCTGGTTCAGGATCGGGGAATATCGGAAGAACTGGTAAGGAAAACCATTGAGGATTTTCTCCTTGCCGCTTATAAACGCAAATTTGGTACTACGGAGAATGCCGTTGTACGTTTTAGTGAGGATGGTAACGAGGTAGCGATTTTTGCTGCAAAAGAAATTGTCGAAAATGTTGAGGATCCGGTTACGGAAATGCCTCTGAAAGAAGCATTGACCTATAATGAAGAATGTGAAATCGGTGATGAGCTGCTTATTGAGATAAATCCGAAAGAGTTTGATCGTGTTGCCGTCCAGAGTGCAAAACAGAAAGCGAAACAAACCTTGCGGGAAATCCAGAAGGATACCCTCTATTCCGAATTTAAGGAAAAAGAGGGAGAAATGGTTATTGGTTATTATCAACGTGAACGTAACGGCAATATCTTTGTTGATCTTGGTAAAATCGAGGGAATTCTTCCCCGGCGCTATCAATCCCCTCGGGAGGTATATCGCCCCAACGATCGTATCAAGGCCCTTATTTACGAGGTAAGTAAATCCCCTTCCGGGCTCCAAATCGTTCTATCGAGAACCCACACCGATTTTGTGAAGCGCATCTTTGAACTGGAAGTTCCGGAGGTCTACGACAAAACCGTAGAAATTTTTAAAATTGTACGTGAGCCGGGATATCGGACCAAGATTGCTGTCTACTCAAACAGGGATGATGTAGATCCCGTCGGTGCATGTGTCGGTATGAAAGGCGTGCGTATCCAGGCCGTGGTACGAGAGCTTGAAGGTGAAAAGATCGATATCCTGAAATACGACATTGATGCTCGCTCCTTCATTAAAAATGCACTCAGCCCAGCCGAGGTCCAAAACGTTGTCATCCTTGATGAGGCAAAACGTCAGGCTTTGGCCGTGGTAGAGGAGAATCAACTTTCCCTCGCCATCGGAAAGCAGGGCTTAAATGTGCGTCTTGCAAATCGTCTTGTCGACTGGAATATCGATGTAAAGACTATTGAGCAGTTTGAAGAGATGGATCTCTCTGCAGAGACAAAGAAGGAGCTAAATGCGCTCTTTAACGATGTCGAAGAGGATGATGAGAACGTCGAGGAAATCAGCCGTATTTCGGAGCTTCCGGGTATCAGCGAACGACTTTCGGAAATCCTCATGCAAAACGGCGTTGAACTTATCGAGACCTTGGTCGGGCTTTCGGGAGAGGATCTTTCAAGACTGGAAGGTGTTACGGTACAGGATGTCGAAACAATACAAAACATTATTTCCGAAAATGTCGACATCATTGAGGAGCAGGAAGAGGAAGCCGTTGCCCAAACCGAGAGCCATGAACACCCCGCCGAGGAAACATACGAGTGTCCCGAATGCGGACACCCGATTACCATAGATATGACCTCTTGCCCAAACTGCGGCGTAGGTTTAAGCTTTGAAGTCGAAGACGACAATGATGAAGACGAAGAAGAGGAGGAATAA
- a CDS encoding OmpH family outer membrane protein has product MNYIKGRTQKAVFLITLMVMALWGGTSALVAEKLTMVAVVDLTKIVSDYFKESTEWREIDELTKKMEETVRQRMDEINALKQQKIEAENANDDLLVLKLEEQIRKKQEYLQEYNKIMSDRIQSKKENLLTSSDFSREIIKTVQYIAESEGYSIVFRKKDPNILYYNYEVDITNKVLDHLRRTAGSR; this is encoded by the coding sequence ATGAACTACATAAAAGGCAGAACGCAGAAAGCGGTTTTCCTGATTACACTTATGGTGATGGCTTTGTGGGGAGGGACCAGTGCCCTTGTAGCCGAAAAGCTGACCATGGTTGCGGTCGTCGATCTGACTAAGATTGTCAGCGACTATTTCAAAGAATCTACCGAGTGGCGGGAGATTGATGAGCTGACCAAAAAAATGGAAGAAACGGTTCGTCAGAGGATGGATGAAATCAACGCCCTCAAGCAGCAGAAGATTGAAGCTGAGAATGCAAACGATGATCTCCTCGTTCTTAAACTTGAGGAACAGATCAGAAAAAAACAGGAATATCTGCAAGAGTACAACAAGATCATGTCGGATAGGATACAGAGCAAAAAAGAAAATTTGCTAACAAGTTCGGATTTCTCCAGAGAGATCATCAAGACGGTCCAGTACATAGCGGAAAGTGAGGGATATTCCATCGTTTTCAGAAAAAAAGATCCTAATATTCTCTATTACAATTACGAAGTCGATATCACCAATAAGGTTCTGGACCATCTCCGCAGGACCGCCGGTTCCCGATAG
- the rimP gene encoding ribosome maturation factor RimP encodes MEYFSKHQQGPLTGELEPIIEGLGYKTVEVAAKKTGSRHHVSVIISGGDSGIGLTDCEKVHKAILPRLEILLDDRDIYVEVSSPGISRNLKCGAEFGIFVGSLVRLLLEGENEWIVGRIMKSDERKVVIEMSDGKKEDYLYDTIRKAKLVDIQEAKK; translated from the coding sequence GTGGAATACTTTTCAAAACATCAGCAAGGTCCCCTTACCGGGGAGCTTGAGCCAATTATTGAAGGACTCGGCTATAAGACGGTGGAAGTTGCCGCAAAGAAAACCGGTTCACGCCATCATGTTTCCGTCATTATCAGCGGTGGAGACTCCGGTATAGGTTTGACGGACTGTGAGAAGGTGCATAAAGCCATTCTTCCCCGACTTGAAATTCTCCTTGATGATAGGGATATCTATGTAGAAGTCTCATCACCGGGTATTTCAAGGAATCTGAAATGTGGTGCCGAATTTGGCATATTTGTTGGTTCGCTTGTGCGCCTCCTTTTGGAAGGAGAAAACGAGTGGATTGTCGGACGAATCATGAAATCCGACGAACGAAAGGTTGTCATTGAAATGTCCGATGGGAAGAAAGAAGATTACTTGTACGACACGATACGTAAAGCAAAACTTGTGGATATACAGGAGGCAAAGAAATAG
- the mutS gene encoding DNA mismatch repair protein MutS — protein sequence MMQQYRSLKERHRDAVLFFRLGDFYEMFERDAAEVSAILGLTLTKRNGLPMCGIPYHAAGTYIPRLLRAGRKIAICEQIALPQGGKGIAKREVVEVITPGTVVDEDFLDRGRNNYLASLGQIEGALSFSYIDLSTGEFAVTLLGKENRFEKLRKELARLQPSELLVQESLLEDEPETARILEERQILINRYPDWSYDLGDSEARLRRLFGVTNLKGFGILPDDHAVYSCGTLLGYLSETAHDHLRHISSIVRYEESDFVGLDESTQRNLEIVSNMRDASSAYTLFQVLDKTRTAPGARTLRSRLLHPLRDMKAITLRLDKVEELYRNQMVLSSLRKKLSGVLDLERLSARIALGKAHAKDLAAVASTSTVILEIDQEFGEMRVPDSWMLAPEIRSAAGELAKELRRAICDDPSVLLTEGNMIREGYSEELDRLRLLKRDSRKVLADYLEDEKNRSGIANLKIKYNKIIGHFIEVTKGNLSLVPEHFIRRQSLVGAERFTTERLGELETELNSASEKMIQLEKELFLSLRESCARRLPLLHTLAEYICDIDFFQALAYAATIHGYVRPDINTGNDIVIREGRHPVVEAGLNAGEFIPNSIDIGAKKSFALITGPNMAGKSTYLRQTALIVLMAQCGSFVPAMEANIGIVDRIFCRVGASDNLARGESTFLVEMNETAYILRTAGEKSLVIMDEVGRGTSTTDGLAIAWAVSEALIERKTKTLFATHFHELSELQQDSIQKLRLMVKEEGDRVIFLKKVEEGCAAGSYGIHVASLAGVPDPVLSRARQILAELEHRDRPIPKGMAPQKGPQKSDLLFNETELIESEIMSIDLDSLTPKKALDILYRWKEELGSGRMK from the coding sequence ATGATGCAGCAATACCGGAGCCTCAAAGAGAGGCACCGGGATGCTGTTCTCTTTTTTCGTCTCGGTGATTTCTATGAGATGTTTGAACGGGATGCGGCAGAGGTGTCGGCCATTCTCGGACTGACCCTTACAAAGCGGAACGGGTTACCGATGTGTGGAATCCCCTACCATGCCGCCGGCACCTACATCCCCAGACTCCTTCGGGCCGGAAGGAAGATCGCCATCTGCGAACAGATTGCACTTCCTCAAGGCGGGAAAGGGATCGCGAAGCGGGAAGTGGTGGAAGTCATCACTCCAGGGACCGTTGTCGATGAAGATTTCCTTGATCGGGGAAGGAACAACTATCTTGCTTCCCTGGGACAGATAGAAGGGGCCCTCTCATTTTCTTATATCGACCTTTCCACCGGTGAGTTTGCGGTAACACTTCTTGGAAAGGAAAACCGCTTCGAAAAGCTGCGCAAAGAGCTTGCCAGATTACAGCCGTCCGAGTTACTGGTTCAGGAAAGTCTACTCGAAGATGAACCGGAGACGGCCCGAATTTTGGAAGAGCGGCAGATTCTGATAAACCGTTATCCCGACTGGTCCTATGACCTTGGTGACAGTGAAGCCCGCCTGCGCAGACTTTTTGGTGTAACTAACCTTAAGGGGTTCGGCATCCTTCCTGATGACCATGCCGTTTACTCCTGTGGTACGCTCCTGGGGTATTTATCCGAGACGGCACATGACCATCTTCGTCACATAAGTTCGATAGTGCGTTATGAAGAGAGTGATTTCGTCGGTCTTGATGAATCAACTCAGCGAAATCTGGAAATCGTTTCAAATATGCGTGACGCCTCCAGTGCGTATACACTTTTCCAGGTTTTGGACAAAACACGTACGGCTCCCGGTGCAAGAACGCTGAGAAGCAGGCTTCTGCATCCTCTTCGGGATATGAAGGCGATTACGCTCCGACTGGATAAGGTGGAGGAACTCTACAGAAACCAGATGGTCCTTTCGTCACTACGAAAAAAGCTTTCCGGAGTCCTTGATCTGGAGCGACTTTCGGCCAGAATCGCTCTTGGAAAGGCACATGCCAAAGACCTTGCTGCAGTTGCTTCCACGAGCACTGTTATCCTCGAAATCGACCAAGAATTCGGGGAGATGAGGGTTCCCGACTCATGGATGCTAGCCCCGGAGATCCGTTCCGCTGCCGGAGAACTGGCAAAGGAACTGCGCAGGGCAATCTGCGATGATCCCTCGGTACTATTGACCGAGGGGAATATGATACGGGAGGGTTACAGTGAGGAACTTGATCGCCTCAGGTTGCTAAAGCGAGATAGTCGTAAGGTTTTGGCAGACTACCTCGAAGATGAAAAGAACAGGAGTGGAATCGCCAACCTAAAAATCAAATACAATAAGATTATTGGACATTTTATTGAGGTTACGAAGGGAAACTTATCACTCGTTCCCGAGCATTTCATTAGACGTCAGTCTCTTGTAGGTGCTGAACGCTTTACCACCGAACGGCTGGGGGAGCTTGAGACGGAACTAAACAGTGCATCGGAAAAAATGATCCAGTTGGAAAAAGAACTTTTCCTTTCTCTTCGAGAGTCCTGTGCCAGGCGTCTTCCCTTGCTTCACACCCTTGCCGAGTATATCTGCGATATCGATTTTTTTCAGGCCCTTGCCTATGCGGCAACCATCCACGGTTATGTACGGCCGGACATTAATACCGGCAACGATATCGTCATACGGGAAGGACGGCATCCCGTTGTAGAGGCGGGACTTAACGCCGGAGAATTCATCCCGAATTCCATCGATATCGGGGCAAAGAAAAGCTTCGCATTGATAACAGGACCCAACATGGCCGGTAAATCGACCTACCTCAGGCAGACGGCCCTCATTGTTCTGATGGCCCAGTGCGGTTCCTTCGTTCCTGCAATGGAAGCTAATATTGGTATCGTCGATAGAATTTTCTGTAGGGTTGGGGCCTCAGACAATCTTGCACGAGGAGAGTCGACCTTTCTTGTTGAAATGAATGAAACGGCCTATATACTCAGGACCGCGGGTGAGAAGAGCCTCGTTATCATGGATGAGGTCGGTCGGGGGACCAGTACGACCGACGGCCTTGCAATTGCATGGGCTGTCTCCGAAGCACTCATTGAACGAAAGACAAAAACCCTTTTCGCAACCCATTTTCATGAACTAAGCGAACTTCAACAAGATTCGATACAAAAACTTCGCCTTATGGTCAAGGAAGAGGGAGATCGGGTGATCTTTTTAAAGAAGGTCGAAGAGGGGTGTGCTGCCGGTTCCTACGGTATCCATGTCGCTTCTCTTGCCGGTGTCCCGGATCCCGTTCTTTCCCGAGCCAGACAGATTTTGGCTGAACTTGAACATAGGGATCGTCCGATTCCCAAAGGGATGGCCCCTCAAAAGGGACCGCAAAAAAGTGATCTGCTTTTCAATGAAACCGAATTGATCGAAAGTGAGATTATGAGTATTGATCTCGACAGCTTAACGCCGAAAAAGGCCCTTGATATTTTGTATCGATGGAAAGAAGAGCTTGGTTCGGGAAGAATGAAGTAA
- a CDS encoding ComF family protein, translating to MSCRRHFPSLPSFRSNRPLFLYRGKAKELLRWYKFKNRRDLAPLFAYFFAQRVIKPFGSQITLVPVPFRSAGKRSRGWDPVETICRILSHHYGYSVAYLLKRRGNRQQKQMTAAEREGNMQKAIVMRRRRSHLSAESHYLIIDDVMTTGATLQACAAALRDSGAEKISATTIVVD from the coding sequence ATGAGCTGCAGAAGACATTTTCCTTCCCTTCCGTCTTTTCGTTCCAATAGACCCCTTTTCCTCTATCGGGGAAAGGCAAAAGAACTGCTTCGCTGGTATAAGTTTAAGAACCGACGAGATCTCGCGCCGCTCTTTGCCTATTTTTTTGCCCAACGGGTCATAAAACCATTTGGAAGCCAGATCACCCTCGTTCCTGTTCCCTTCAGATCGGCAGGAAAGCGCAGCAGGGGCTGGGACCCTGTGGAAACAATCTGCCGCATTCTTTCCCATCACTATGGCTACAGCGTGGCATATCTTCTCAAAAGACGTGGCAATCGTCAGCAAAAGCAGATGACCGCTGCCGAACGAGAGGGAAATATGCAAAAGGCTATTGTTATGAGACGGCGAAGGAGTCACCTTTCAGCCGAGTCCCATTATCTTATCATTGACGATGTTATGACAACCGGCGCAACGCTCCAGGCGTGTGCCGCGGCTCTCAGAGATAGCGGGGCAGAAAAAATCTCGGCAACGACCATAGTGGTGGATTGA
- the bamA gene encoding outer membrane protein assembly factor BamA, with protein MRFKRLLSILLILTAVTLNLAAQSSESWYLNKPIEDIRFEGLSHVKLSDLKGITQQYVGEALTEGRLIDLQSKLYALNFFQRFSVDAEEGRNGKNSVVLVLTVTERPIVDEIIIEGNKKVRTGEILDAVQLKRDDIVTTVKIKADEKAIEELYRGKGYPEISVSSSTQLNEATNTMKVTFTVAEGSQVRVQEIRFSGNEFVSSDTLRGKLTSKERSLFSSGILKEASLQQDRSAIERFYREQGYIDAKVVNIGKEVASVENGRQLMILTFYINEGRQWKFGGITFNGNQLYSDDELGTYIRLEPGDVINYPLFQADLAQISDLYFNDGYIFNAIVPKENRNEQEGTIDFLLNITEKGRAHIEDVILKGNEKTKDFVLYREIPLETGDVFSKDKVLQAMQNLYNTGLFSAVSPETPYGSAEGLMDLVFTVEEARTTDIQFGITFTGGVSEYPIVGFLQWTDHNFRGAGQELSIGAQVSNSEQSITFGFSDNWLFDKRFSGGVNFSFAHNLYDNVLQDAEGPTFTEEQYDNDEAAPDPYTSREEYENAIDDGKSIDDAYLMKYDQWKISLGANGGYTFHTDYGRVGLQSGLTSSISYVDYDPDLYTPYNPSIRENLHTWLLTNKLWASVNWDTRDYIYSPTRGGLLSETLTYTGGLLFGSTHYIKTQTKAQRFLQLFDIPVGKEWSFRTILAAQSNLSFILPQWYYDSDTGEWTSGVHASDSQLLYTDGMTIARGWDIDKGNEALWDNWVELRIPISEKLLWSDLYFSTTGVWDDLDMFPEMGIEDFKFSMGGGIRLIIPGLPLGLYLVKTFSFDEGGNVQWDGGPIFSDPDDDTKGLKLVLSLTTGLF; from the coding sequence ATGCGATTTAAGCGCCTTCTCTCAATACTGTTGATTCTTACTGCCGTAACACTTAACCTTGCGGCACAATCATCCGAATCGTGGTATCTCAACAAGCCGATTGAAGATATTCGTTTCGAGGGCCTTTCTCATGTCAAACTTTCGGATCTTAAAGGTATCACACAGCAATACGTGGGAGAGGCTTTAACCGAAGGTCGCCTGATTGATTTGCAGAGTAAACTTTACGCCCTCAATTTTTTTCAACGCTTTTCTGTAGATGCGGAGGAGGGGCGCAATGGAAAGAACAGCGTTGTTTTGGTGCTTACCGTTACAGAACGGCCCATTGTTGATGAGATTATTATCGAGGGAAATAAGAAGGTCCGAACCGGTGAGATCCTCGATGCGGTGCAATTGAAGCGGGATGATATTGTTACTACGGTAAAGATCAAGGCCGATGAAAAGGCCATAGAGGAGCTTTATCGGGGAAAGGGTTATCCCGAAATATCGGTATCCTCCAGTACGCAGCTGAATGAAGCGACGAACACCATGAAAGTGACCTTCACGGTTGCCGAGGGAAGTCAGGTACGGGTTCAGGAGATCAGATTTTCCGGAAATGAATTTGTTTCAAGTGATACGCTGCGCGGAAAACTGACATCAAAAGAACGGTCTCTCTTTTCCAGTGGGATCCTGAAAGAAGCCTCCCTTCAGCAGGATCGTTCGGCCATCGAACGTTTCTATCGGGAACAGGGGTACATCGATGCAAAGGTCGTAAATATCGGCAAGGAGGTTGCCTCCGTTGAAAACGGAAGACAACTCATGATCCTGACCTTTTATATCAATGAGGGAAGACAGTGGAAATTCGGGGGCATCACGTTCAACGGGAATCAGTTGTACTCAGACGATGAGCTCGGCACCTATATAAGGCTTGAACCGGGAGACGTAATCAATTATCCGCTTTTTCAGGCCGATCTTGCCCAGATTTCCGACCTTTATTTCAATGACGGCTATATTTTCAATGCCATCGTACCTAAAGAAAATCGTAACGAACAGGAAGGAACCATAGATTTTCTTCTCAACATCACGGAAAAGGGACGAGCCCATATTGAAGATGTCATTCTCAAGGGCAATGAAAAGACAAAGGATTTTGTTCTCTATCGGGAAATTCCTCTCGAGACTGGTGATGTATTCAGCAAGGATAAGGTACTCCAGGCAATGCAGAACCTGTATAACACGGGTCTGTTCTCCGCGGTCTCTCCCGAAACCCCATATGGCAGTGCAGAGGGGTTGATGGATCTTGTCTTTACGGTTGAAGAGGCAAGGACGACCGATATTCAGTTCGGGATCACCTTTACCGGCGGAGTGAGTGAGTATCCCATTGTCGGTTTTCTCCAGTGGACCGACCATAATTTCAGAGGTGCGGGACAGGAGCTTTCCATAGGGGCGCAGGTTTCAAATAGTGAACAAAGTATCACCTTCGGTTTCAGCGATAACTGGCTTTTTGACAAACGTTTTTCGGGTGGTGTCAATTTTTCTTTCGCGCATAACCTCTACGACAATGTACTTCAGGATGCCGAAGGGCCCACGTTTACGGAAGAACAGTACGATAATGATGAAGCGGCTCCCGATCCCTACACCTCCCGCGAAGAGTATGAGAATGCCATCGACGACGGCAAATCGATCGATGATGCCTATCTGATGAAGTATGACCAATGGAAAATCAGTTTGGGAGCCAACGGGGGCTACACCTTTCATACCGATTATGGAAGGGTCGGCCTGCAAAGCGGTTTGACTTCTTCCATCAGTTACGTTGACTACGACCCTGATCTCTATACACCATACAATCCCTCCATCAGAGAAAACCTACATACCTGGCTTCTGACGAATAAACTCTGGGCCAGCGTCAACTGGGATACCCGTGACTATATCTACAGTCCAACCAGGGGAGGCCTCTTGAGCGAAACCCTCACGTATACCGGAGGCCTTTTATTCGGAAGTACTCATTACATTAAGACACAGACAAAAGCTCAGAGGTTTTTACAACTCTTCGACATTCCAGTGGGAAAGGAGTGGAGTTTTCGTACCATCCTCGCCGCCCAAAGCAACTTATCGTTTATTCTTCCCCAATGGTACTACGATTCGGACACAGGAGAGTGGACAAGCGGAGTGCATGCATCCGATAGTCAATTGCTCTATACCGATGGTATGACCATTGCCAGGGGATGGGATATCGATAAGGGAAACGAGGCACTCTGGGATAACTGGGTTGAACTAAGAATTCCCATAAGCGAAAAACTACTTTGGTCGGACCTCTATTTCAGCACCACCGGTGTATGGGACGATCTCGATATGTTTCCCGAAATGGGAATCGAGGATTTCAAGTTTTCCATGGGAGGCGGTATCAGGCTTATTATTCCCGGTTTACCCTTGGGACTCTACCTGGTCAAAACCTTCAGTTTTGATGAGGGAGGTAATGTTCAGTGGGATGGAGGACCTATTTTTTCCGATCCCGATGATGACACAAAGGGGCTGAAGCTGGTACTCTCTCTTACGACGGGACTCTTTTAG